A single region of the Solenopsis invicta isolate M01_SB unplaced genomic scaffold, UNIL_Sinv_3.0 scaffold_999, whole genome shotgun sequence genome encodes:
- the LOC113005917 gene encoding uncharacterized protein LOC113005917 isoform X1, whose amino-acid sequence MVGNFRQYSILLMGGHLCLEVLKEKLCSELVGVKHHILKRAKSVGNGYTLTLQRRTVTVTSYFYKVTLPTLKISIECVKSHFRAIHTGAFFQEMRTTEETRQLLPGENIASVTSLIVSIAKDILLPFSKLAKDVQTLDANLDPKKLKTSDIMQNLLEHRMKEHCKLQERWASCQSKLVAL is encoded by the exons atggtcggtaatttccgtcagtatagcatcctcttaatggGCGGGCACTTGTGTCTAGAGGTTCTCAAAGAAAAACTGTGTTCAGAGTTGGTTGGGGTGAAGCATCATATTTTGAAGCGTGCCAAGAGTGTTGGTAATGGATACACCTTAACATTGC AGAGAagaacggtaacggtaacgagttacttttataaagtaactttGCCAACCCTGAAAATATCAATAGAATGCGTCAAGAGTCATTTTCGTGCGATACACACAGGTGCATTCTTTCAAGAAATGAGAACAACTGAAGAGACTAGACAATTGTTGCCTGGG GAAAATATTGCAAGCGTTACTAGTCTAATAGTATCTATAGCCAAAGATATTCTATTACCGTTCTCGAAACTTGCAAAAGACGTTCAAACGTTAGATGCTAATTTAGATCCCAAAAAGCTAAAGACGAGCGAcataatgcaaaatttattggaaCATCGTATGAAAGAGCATTGTAAACTTCAGGAAAGATGGGCATCTTGTCAATCTAAACTTGTTGCTTTATAA
- the LOC113005917 gene encoding uncharacterized protein LOC113005917 isoform X2, whose protein sequence is MLLSYGATLMCKWNTCPLEIVFLFGTYAVLWFYNCCRKYPGLTKRRTVTVTSYFYKVTLPTLKISIECVKSHFRAIHTGAFFQEMRTTEETRQLLPGENIASVTSLIVSIAKDILLPFSKLAKDVQTLDANLDPKKLKTSDIMQNLLEHRMKEHCKLQERWASCQSKLVAL, encoded by the exons atgttactaaGTTACGGTGCAACATTGATGTGCAAATGGAATACTTGTCCACTGGAGATTGTCTTCCTGTTTGGGACTTATGCAGTACTCTGGTTTTATAATTGTTGTAGAAAATATCCAGGGTtaacaa AGAGAagaacggtaacggtaacgagttacttttataaagtaactttGCCAACCCTGAAAATATCAATAGAATGCGTCAAGAGTCATTTTCGTGCGATACACACAGGTGCATTCTTTCAAGAAATGAGAACAACTGAAGAGACTAGACAATTGTTGCCTGGG GAAAATATTGCAAGCGTTACTAGTCTAATAGTATCTATAGCCAAAGATATTCTATTACCGTTCTCGAAACTTGCAAAAGACGTTCAAACGTTAGATGCTAATTTAGATCCCAAAAAGCTAAAGACGAGCGAcataatgcaaaatttattggaaCATCGTATGAAAGAGCATTGTAAACTTCAGGAAAGATGGGCATCTTGTCAATCTAAACTTGTTGCTTTATAA
- the LOC113005917 gene encoding uncharacterized protein LOC113005917 isoform X3, giving the protein MIKKLFVLINHKCAVEELVGVKHHILKRAKSVGNGYTLTLQRRTVTVTSYFYKVTLPTLKISIECVKSHFRAIHTGAFFQEMRTTEETRQLLPGENIASVTSLIVSIAKDILLPFSKLAKDVQTLDANLDPKKLKTSDIMQNLLEHRMKEHCKLQERWASCQSKLVAL; this is encoded by the exons AGTTGGTTGGGGTGAAGCATCATATTTTGAAGCGTGCCAAGAGTGTTGGTAATGGATACACCTTAACATTGC AGAGAagaacggtaacggtaacgagttacttttataaagtaactttGCCAACCCTGAAAATATCAATAGAATGCGTCAAGAGTCATTTTCGTGCGATACACACAGGTGCATTCTTTCAAGAAATGAGAACAACTGAAGAGACTAGACAATTGTTGCCTGGG GAAAATATTGCAAGCGTTACTAGTCTAATAGTATCTATAGCCAAAGATATTCTATTACCGTTCTCGAAACTTGCAAAAGACGTTCAAACGTTAGATGCTAATTTAGATCCCAAAAAGCTAAAGACGAGCGAcataatgcaaaatttattggaaCATCGTATGAAAGAGCATTGTAAACTTCAGGAAAGATGGGCATCTTGTCAATCTAAACTTGTTGCTTTATAA